A genomic stretch from Taeniopygia guttata chromosome 9, bTaeGut7.mat, whole genome shotgun sequence includes:
- the GPR149 gene encoding probable G-protein coupled receptor 149, protein MPRTMPVTPGNLSLNGTSFLTDNHSTMDKPSEQRTWNVFLFCSTFAIALPALLGSIYALVSLLKLQNKTAVSMIVTSLAADDLISTVPVIIFMLMQWSSEVLPQSLCTTSAFMYLFQGISSNLKGSLIVSYNFYTLHTAGTRSRSSPERRGRVAWAILSIWTVSGLLCALPLCGWGSYTRTSWGCFADRGSSQVLLLLAVYSLCLSLLAALAAPLTLRLLCSAEPRLLPLRGSGGSACPGTPRGLGGSGGSARPGTLRGSGGSTRPGTPRGSAAAAPPPPPPEPGDKTPEPFQNSQADFGEGVAESSAQSRSFTVGFAQKRFSLVLALTKVLLWLPMMTQLAVQYTTGLQSLSFETLSFLLTVLAATVTPLFVLSQHWLHLPCGCIINCRRSSSAGSSQDAKTKRSGLEFNLSFQEGCGIYRISLGSPACPSSDGKPSCCQGLASPACRQPGRGSASPGAPGQGWQGTPAASPGPCQGQQGSQPSACPAGAAWALSHQHGHPPALSDWDWSRSKSERNPRQRTAGALAVPLCAFQGTVSLQAPTGKTLSLSTYEVSSEGQKITPAAKKMEVYRSKSVGHEPSAAEPRAALTDTSVKIHLEVLEICANEEALDTVSIVSSISQSSAQARSPSLRFSRKENRFVCCELGDSASYSLRIPSPSPGCGLSISIPDTVEAHRRNSQQQRWAGAGHQEEIQLLNKAYRERQEPGSS, encoded by the exons atgcccaGGACAATGCCGGTAACTCCTGGTAATTTGTCACTCAACGGGACGAGCTTCTTGACTGACAATCACAGCACCATGGACAAGCCCAGCGAGCAGAGAACTTGGAATGTCTTTCTGTTCTGCTCGACTTTTGCCATtgcactcccagccctgctgggcagcaTTTATGCACTCGTTTCCCTGCTGAAGCTGCAGAACAAAACCGCGGTTTCGATGATTGTCACCTCTCTGGCAGCAGACGATCTGATCAGCACCGTGCCAGTGATTATTTTCATGCTCATGCAGTGGTCGAGCGAAGTCCTCCCCCAGTCTCTGTGCACCACCTCAGCGTTTATGTATTTATTCCAGGGCATTTCTAGCAACCTGAAAGGGTCTCTTATAGTTTCTTACAACTTCTACACTCTCCACACGGCCGGGACGCGGAGCCGCAGCTCCCCGGAGCGCCGTGGGCGTGTGGCATGGGCCATCCTCAGCATCTGGACCGTCAGCGGGCTGCTGTGCGCTTTGCCTCTGTGCGGCTGGGGCAGCTACACCCGCACGTCCTGGGGCTGCTTTGCCGACCGGGGCAGctcccaggtgctgctgctgctggctgtgtaCTCGCTGTGCCTCTCGCTGCTGGCAGCGCTGGCTGCTCCCCTGACCCTGCGGCTGCTGTGCTCGGCTGAGCCGCGGCTGCTGCCGCtgcggggctcggggggctccgCCTGCCCCGGGACCCCGCGGGGcttggggggctcggggggctccgcccgccccgggaccctgcggggctcggggggctccaCCCGCCCCGGGACCCCGCGGGGCTCCGCCGCTGCCGCCCCTCCGCCGCCACCTCCCGAGCCCGGGGATAAAACCCCGGAGCCTTTCCAAAACTCACAggcggattttggggagggTGTGGCGGAGAGCAGCGCACAGAGCAGGAGCTTCACGGTGGGCTTTGCCCAGAAACGATTCTCGCTGGTCCTGGCACTGACCAAAGTGCTTCTCTGGCTGCCAATGATG ACACAGCTGGCTGTCCAGTACACGACTGGGCTGCAGAGCCTTTCTTTTGAGACACTGAGCTTCCTGCTGACAGTGCTGGCTGCCACAGTCACCCCGCTGTTTGTCCTGTCACAGCACTGGCTGCACCTGCCCTGCGGCTGCATCAtcaactgcaggaggagctccTCTGCAGGGTCTTCACAAGATGCCAAAA CCAAGCGCAGCGGTTTGGAGTTCAACCTGTCGTTCCAGGAGGGCTGTGGGATCTACAGGATatccctggggagccctgcctgccccagcagTGATGGCAAaccctcctgctgccagggcctggcgagccctgcctgcaggcagcctggcagaggcagtgccagccccggggcgccggggcagggctggcagggcacccctgctgccagcccagggccgtgccagggccagcagggctCCCAGCCCTCGGCGTGCCCTGCGGGAGCAGCGTGGGCACTGTCCCACCAGCACGGCCACCCGCCCGCCCTCTCGGACTGGGACTGGAGCCGCAGCAAATCCGAGAGGAACCCCCGGCAG CGCACGGCTGGGGCCCTGGCCGTGCCTCTCTGCGCCTtccagggcaccgtgtccctGCAGGCCCCCACCGGCAAAACGCTCTCCTTGTCCACCTACGAGGTGAGCTCCGAGGGGCAGAAGATAACCCCGGCGGCCAAGAAGATGGAGGTGTACCGCTCCAAAAGCGTCGGGCACGAGCCCAGCGCGGCAGAGCCTCGGGCTGCGCTCACCGACACCAGCGTGAAGATTcacctggaggtgctggagaTCTGCGCCAACGAGGAGGCCCTGGACACCGTGTCCATCGTCAGCAGCATCAGCCAGTCCTCGGCGCAGGCACGCTCGCCCTCGCTGCGCTTCTCCCGCAAGGAGAACCGCTTCGTGTGCTGCGAGCTGGGCGACAGCGCCTCGTACTCGCTGCGCATCCCCTCGCCCAGCCCCGGCTGCGGCCTCAGCATCTCCATCCCCGACACCGTGGAGGCTCACCGGCGCAACAGCCAGCAGCAGCGCTGGGCCGGGGCTGGGCACCAGGAGGAGATCCAGCTGCTGAACAAAGCCTACCGCGAGCGCCAGGAGCCGGGCAGCAGCTAG